The Thermobispora bispora DSM 43833 genome window below encodes:
- a CDS encoding FMN-binding negative transcriptional regulator: MYIPAHFAADEASVERLLADHGAADLVTATPRGLMATPLPFVYDPGVGERGALLGHMARNNEHWRLPALGEALVIVRGPDAYVSPSWYATKAEHGRVVPTWNYVTAHVYGDLVIHDDETWVADVVRRLTDHHEAGRAKPWSVDDAPPGYIAGQLRAVVGVEVVIKRVEAKFKLSQNRPARDIAGVIAGLEADGRTDAAAAVREHAPQAARR, encoded by the coding sequence GTGTACATTCCAGCGCACTTCGCGGCGGATGAGGCATCCGTTGAGCGGCTGCTGGCCGACCACGGCGCGGCCGACCTGGTGACCGCCACACCGCGCGGGCTGATGGCGACCCCGCTGCCGTTCGTCTACGACCCCGGGGTGGGTGAGCGGGGGGCCCTGCTCGGGCACATGGCGCGCAACAACGAGCACTGGCGGCTGCCCGCGCTCGGCGAGGCGTTGGTGATCGTGCGGGGCCCGGACGCGTACGTGAGCCCGTCGTGGTACGCGACCAAGGCCGAGCACGGCCGGGTGGTGCCCACGTGGAACTACGTCACCGCGCACGTCTACGGGGACCTCGTCATCCACGACGACGAGACCTGGGTGGCGGACGTGGTGCGCCGGCTGACCGACCACCACGAGGCGGGCCGCGCCAAGCCGTGGTCCGTGGACGACGCACCGCCCGGCTACATCGCCGGCCAGCTCCGGGCCGTCGTGGGGGTCGAGGTGGTGATCAAACGGGTGGAGGCGAAGTTCAAGCTCAGCCAGAACCGGCCGGCCCGCGACATCGCCGGGGTCATCGCCGGTCTCGAGGCCGATGGCCGGACCGACGCCGCCGCGGCCGTCCGCGAGCACGCCCCGCAGGCCGCGCGGCGGTGA
- a CDS encoding dienelactone hydrolase family protein, protein MCHSNDSRPPAPPEIGPVAEHGPITLTSSDGSRLPAHFALPGRTPRGRMIVLPDVRGLHPYYRDLTVRCAEAGFATVAIDWFGRTTEDDERPDDFPWREHIPKVEPAHVAADVTVALEHLAGRGVTGPAFTVGFCFGGSQSWRLSAGDVDLAGVIGFYGRPMLVRDVIPRMRRPMLLLLAGDDAVTPAEEFTAFTAELAAAGVPYEAHTYPGAPHSFFDRSFGEWQEACADAWRRILDFTARHGAAA, encoded by the coding sequence ATGTGCCACAGCAACGACAGCAGGCCACCGGCCCCACCGGAGATCGGCCCGGTCGCCGAGCACGGCCCGATCACCCTGACCTCGTCCGACGGCAGCCGGCTTCCCGCGCATTTCGCGCTGCCCGGGCGGACGCCGCGCGGCCGGATGATCGTGCTGCCCGACGTGCGCGGGCTGCACCCGTACTACCGGGACCTCACGGTGCGGTGCGCCGAGGCCGGGTTCGCCACGGTGGCGATCGACTGGTTCGGGCGGACCACCGAGGACGACGAGCGCCCCGACGACTTCCCGTGGCGGGAGCACATCCCCAAGGTCGAGCCCGCGCACGTGGCCGCCGACGTCACGGTGGCGCTCGAGCACCTGGCCGGGCGCGGGGTCACCGGGCCCGCCTTCACCGTGGGCTTCTGCTTCGGCGGCAGCCAGTCGTGGCGGCTGTCCGCCGGGGACGTGGACCTCGCCGGTGTGATCGGCTTCTACGGCCGGCCGATGCTGGTCCGCGACGTGATCCCGCGGATGCGCCGGCCGATGCTGCTCCTCCTCGCCGGCGATGACGCGGTCACCCCGGCGGAGGAGTTCACCGCGTTCACCGCCGAGCTCGCCGCCGCCGGCGTGCCGTACGAGGCGCACACCTACCCGGGTGCGCCGCACTCCTTCTTCGACCGGTCGTTCGGCGAGTGGCAAGAGGCCTGCGCCGACGCGTGGCGCCGCATCCTCGACTTCACCGCCCGCCACGGCGCCGCCGCCTGA
- a CDS encoding UvrD-helicase domain-containing protein: MARLGVYREFLRDFVKLEKPVQDQVIEVFSKFEHATYAGLHLEAVKNARDDRMRTIRITDFWRGVVLAPERGDLYVLLNVLPHDKAYEWASRRVVTVNAATGAIELRDLVAIEEHSRALPSAPTAARPLLAHVSDADLRRLGIDEQVLALARTFTTEEQLDKAQAFFPKQQHDVLVGLASGMTVDEVWACLPAPAVQPEQIDREDVAAAVERSPEQVLLVSGPEELMHAFAKPFALWRVYLHPVQRDVAYGSFSGPAQVTGGPGTGKTVVALHRAKHLAERSDEERSVLLTTYIRTLPATMEESLRQLIDDEAVLRRIEIRHIDGLAYRLVTGGKGSLAVLPEEDVTSRWKRVMRQLGLPSRFNETFLANEWRQVILSQGITSLEEYQRAPRPGRGRPLGALQRAQIWEAVTAFTEGLRADNVWTYETICLEATRLLQAGERKPYRHVIVDEAQDLSPWHWRLIRAAAIPGPDDLFLAGDTHQRIYGHRLSLRQLGIDVTGRSTRLKISYRTTAEILRWSLKLLGEGPIDDMNGGVETLAGYRAEVHGEEPMLNGYPNQPAELEALVATVRRWLDHGVMPGHIGVAARSNILADQAVTKLKSCGIPAISLAKRQPGEDAVSVGTMHRMKGMEFRCVAVIGVSDHLMPPQSAITAEDEDPVAHQQDLQRERCVLFVACTRAREELAVSWHGSPSRFLPLD, encoded by the coding sequence ATGGCGCGGCTCGGGGTCTACCGGGAGTTCCTCCGGGACTTCGTCAAGCTGGAGAAGCCAGTTCAGGACCAGGTCATCGAGGTCTTCTCGAAGTTCGAACACGCCACGTACGCCGGGCTGCACCTCGAGGCCGTGAAGAACGCCCGGGACGACAGGATGCGGACCATCCGCATCACGGACTTCTGGCGCGGCGTCGTGCTCGCCCCGGAACGCGGGGACCTGTACGTCCTGCTCAACGTGCTCCCGCACGACAAGGCGTACGAGTGGGCGAGCCGGCGGGTGGTCACGGTGAACGCGGCCACCGGGGCGATCGAGCTCCGCGACCTCGTCGCGATCGAGGAGCACTCCCGCGCCCTCCCGTCCGCTCCCACGGCCGCGCGGCCGCTCCTCGCCCACGTCAGCGACGCGGACCTGCGCCGCCTCGGCATCGACGAGCAGGTGCTCGCGCTCGCCCGCACGTTCACCACCGAGGAGCAGCTCGACAAGGCGCAGGCCTTCTTCCCCAAGCAGCAGCACGACGTGCTCGTGGGGCTCGCCTCCGGCATGACGGTGGACGAGGTGTGGGCCTGCCTCCCCGCGCCCGCCGTCCAGCCGGAGCAGATCGACCGCGAGGACGTCGCCGCGGCGGTGGAACGTTCCCCCGAGCAGGTCCTCCTCGTCAGCGGGCCCGAAGAGCTGATGCACGCCTTCGCCAAGCCCTTCGCCCTGTGGCGCGTCTACCTCCATCCCGTGCAGCGCGATGTCGCCTACGGCTCCTTCAGCGGGCCGGCGCAGGTCACGGGCGGTCCGGGCACCGGCAAGACCGTCGTCGCGCTCCACCGTGCCAAGCACCTGGCAGAGCGGTCGGACGAGGAGCGCTCCGTGCTCCTCACCACCTACATCCGCACGCTGCCCGCCACGATGGAGGAGTCCCTCCGGCAGCTCATCGACGACGAGGCCGTGCTGCGCCGGATCGAGATCCGGCACATCGACGGCCTTGCGTACCGCCTCGTCACCGGCGGCAAGGGCAGCCTCGCCGTACTGCCGGAAGAAGATGTGACGTCGCGCTGGAAGCGAGTGATGCGGCAGCTCGGCCTGCCGTCCCGGTTCAACGAGACGTTCCTCGCCAACGAGTGGCGCCAGGTGATCCTCAGCCAGGGGATCACCTCTCTGGAGGAGTACCAGCGGGCACCCCGCCCCGGGCGCGGCAGGCCACTCGGGGCGCTGCAGCGGGCGCAGATCTGGGAGGCCGTCACCGCCTTCACCGAGGGCCTACGCGCCGACAACGTCTGGACGTACGAGACGATCTGCCTCGAGGCGACCCGGCTGCTCCAGGCGGGGGAGCGCAAGCCGTACCGGCACGTGATCGTCGACGAGGCGCAGGACCTGAGCCCGTGGCACTGGCGGCTGATCCGGGCCGCGGCCATCCCCGGCCCCGACGACCTGTTCCTGGCGGGCGACACGCACCAGCGGATCTACGGCCACCGGCTCTCCCTGCGGCAGCTCGGCATCGACGTCACCGGGCGGTCCACCCGGCTGAAGATCAGCTACCGCACGACCGCGGAGATCCTGCGCTGGAGCCTCAAGCTCCTCGGCGAGGGCCCCATCGACGACATGAACGGCGGGGTCGAGACGCTCGCCGGATACCGGGCGGAGGTCCACGGCGAGGAGCCGATGCTCAACGGCTACCCGAACCAGCCGGCCGAGCTGGAGGCGCTGGTCGCGACCGTCCGGCGGTGGCTGGACCACGGGGTCATGCCCGGTCACATCGGCGTGGCCGCGCGGTCGAACATCCTCGCCGACCAGGCCGTCACCAAGCTGAAGAGCTGCGGCATCCCCGCGATCTCCCTCGCGAAGCGGCAGCCCGGCGAGGACGCGGTGAGCGTGGGCACCATGCACCGGATGAAGGGCATGGAGTTCCGGTGCGTCGCGGTGATCGGGGTGAGCGACCACCTCATGCCGCCGCAGTCCGCCATCACCGCGGAGGACGAGGACCCCGTCGCCCACCAGCAGGATCTCCAGCGGGAACGGTGCGTGCTCTTCGTCGCCTGCACCCGGGCCCGGGAGGAGCTCGCGGTCTCCTGGCACGGCAGCCCCAGCCGGTTCCTCCCCCTTGATTGA
- a CDS encoding HAD family hydrolase codes for MRIEAVFFDVGETLVDETHEYGTWADWLGVPRHTFSAVFGAVLARGGDYREVFQHFRPGFDLTEERERRARAGQPETFGEENLYPDARPCLAELKAMGLRVGVAGNQTARAERILRSLDLPVDVIGTSDGWGVEKPDRRFFERVVAEAGCPPQAVLYVGDRIDNDIRPALEVGLRTALVRRGPWAHILDPAGVAERCLFRIDALSELPGLVRKHNSEYEAGARR; via the coding sequence ATGCGGATCGAGGCGGTCTTCTTCGACGTAGGCGAGACTTTGGTCGACGAGACCCACGAGTACGGCACCTGGGCCGACTGGCTCGGCGTCCCCCGGCACACCTTCTCCGCGGTCTTCGGCGCGGTGCTCGCGCGCGGCGGTGACTACCGGGAGGTGTTCCAGCACTTCCGGCCCGGGTTCGACCTCACCGAGGAGCGGGAACGCCGCGCCCGCGCCGGGCAGCCGGAGACGTTCGGCGAGGAGAACCTCTACCCCGACGCCCGGCCCTGCCTGGCCGAGCTGAAGGCCATGGGGCTGCGGGTCGGCGTGGCCGGCAACCAGACGGCCCGGGCCGAGCGGATCCTGCGCTCGCTCGACCTGCCCGTGGACGTCATCGGCACGTCCGACGGCTGGGGGGTGGAGAAGCCGGACCGGCGCTTCTTCGAGCGCGTCGTCGCCGAGGCCGGGTGCCCGCCGCAGGCCGTGCTGTACGTCGGGGACCGGATCGACAACGACATCCGGCCCGCCCTGGAGGTGGGGTTGCGGACCGCTCTGGTACGGCGGGGCCCGTGGGCCCACATCCTCGATCCGGCGGGGGTGGCCGAGCGCTGCCTGTTCCGCATCGATGCGCTCAGCGAGCTGCCCGGGCTCGTGCGCAAGCACAACTCCGAGTACGAGGCCGGCGCGCGGCGCTGA
- a CDS encoding carbohydrate ABC transporter permease: protein MAKASRRRAGQSGPVIRSRSRASTFVGYFLLFTMGLVYLYPFVIQVANSFKTEPDAAAHPLSPIPDPFSLGAYERAFVHTDMPLWLANSVFVTLVVTVGRVLLDSMAGYALARIRFRGRGAIFAGIIAVMAVPGVVLLIPKFLVLNQIGIYDSYTALILPTIVDAAGVFIMKQFFESLPASVEEAARIDGAGIWRIFWSVALPMARPALITLTILSFQGTWNELTHTLVAVQSPELFTLPRGLADLVSGSLGAGTQYPLKLAAAVLTTIPVAVIFIVFQRYFIRGANEGAEKG from the coding sequence GTGGCGAAGGCATCCCGCAGGAGGGCCGGGCAGAGCGGCCCGGTGATCCGCTCCCGGTCGCGCGCCTCCACCTTCGTCGGCTACTTCCTGCTGTTCACCATGGGGCTCGTCTACCTGTATCCGTTCGTGATCCAGGTGGCGAACTCCTTCAAGACCGAGCCGGACGCGGCGGCCCACCCGCTCTCGCCGATCCCGGACCCGTTCTCCCTCGGCGCATACGAGCGGGCGTTCGTCCACACCGACATGCCGCTCTGGCTGGCGAACTCGGTGTTCGTCACGCTGGTCGTCACGGTGGGACGGGTCCTGCTCGACTCCATGGCCGGGTACGCGCTCGCCCGGATCCGCTTCCGCGGGCGTGGGGCGATCTTCGCCGGGATCATCGCGGTGATGGCGGTGCCCGGCGTGGTGCTGCTCATCCCGAAGTTCCTGGTGCTCAACCAGATCGGGATCTACGACAGCTACACCGCGCTGATCCTCCCGACGATCGTCGACGCGGCCGGGGTCTTCATCATGAAGCAGTTCTTCGAGTCGCTGCCGGCGAGCGTCGAGGAGGCCGCCCGCATCGACGGTGCGGGCATCTGGCGCATCTTCTGGTCGGTTGCGCTGCCCATGGCGCGGCCCGCCCTCATCACCCTCACCATCCTCTCGTTCCAGGGCACCTGGAACGAGCTGACGCACACGCTGGTGGCGGTGCAGAGCCCCGAGCTGTTCACGCTCCCCCGGGGCCTGGCCGACCTGGTGAGCGGCTCGCTCGGCGCGGGCACCCAGTACCCGCTCAAGCTCGCGGCCGCGGTGCTCACCACGATCCCGGTGGCCGTCATCTTCATCGTCTTCCAGCGGTACTTCATCCGCGGGGCCAACGAGGGCGCCGAGAAGGGCTGA
- a CDS encoding helix-turn-helix domain-containing protein, with translation MPVKRRYPPNRQLAWERLQRGWSYEELCERIRRSMRGSGETDTGLTANTVWRWETGERWPDPRYRKHLVTIFGKPASELGLLTPDELAMRPVGEVVREIRRLLNMIADQVEGMDRATFLRGLLGVGVLGPLIGDGSGHRSPEPRGKVDPDTAEAYARVVDQQAALYWTAPPGEIFQASVAHTRLGLGLLRTAPAGPVRETLAHAAARSALLSGRTAFFDLDDPGSAARLFKIALAATKECGDHPLASAVLAHAAFVPGFAGEHSSAFGLLEAAFAHAWHGVGPLTRAWLHCVASEIAARCGRPKECMRHIDRADRAVDGRGEDPGWLDFFDTARLDGFAGYSALIAGQHQEAARRLRRALDGLGPNGGKQRSVLLADLAAAHAPTDPDQAAALLGRAVDALEERWYAVGRDRVSGVLRTLPSGAATKALGERLDELDRRAPLPGLAAEALPG, from the coding sequence ATGCCGGTCAAGCGCCGCTACCCGCCGAACCGGCAGCTCGCCTGGGAGCGCCTGCAGCGCGGCTGGTCGTACGAGGAGCTCTGCGAGCGGATCCGGCGGTCCATGCGCGGCAGCGGTGAGACCGACACCGGGCTCACCGCGAACACCGTGTGGCGCTGGGAGACCGGCGAACGATGGCCCGACCCGCGGTACCGGAAGCACCTCGTGACCATCTTCGGGAAGCCCGCGAGCGAGCTCGGGCTGCTCACCCCCGACGAGCTCGCGATGCGCCCCGTCGGCGAGGTGGTGCGAGAGATACGGAGGCTGCTGAACATGATCGCCGACCAGGTGGAAGGGATGGACCGCGCCACGTTCCTGCGCGGGCTCCTCGGCGTGGGCGTGCTCGGCCCCCTGATCGGCGACGGGTCCGGGCACCGCTCCCCCGAACCGCGGGGCAAGGTCGACCCGGACACCGCCGAGGCGTACGCCCGGGTGGTGGACCAGCAGGCGGCGCTCTACTGGACCGCACCGCCCGGCGAGATCTTCCAGGCCTCCGTCGCGCACACCCGGCTCGGCCTCGGGCTGCTCCGCACCGCACCGGCCGGGCCGGTACGGGAGACGCTGGCCCACGCCGCCGCCCGGTCGGCGCTGCTGTCGGGCCGGACCGCCTTCTTCGACCTCGACGATCCGGGAAGCGCCGCCCGGCTGTTCAAGATCGCGCTCGCGGCCACCAAGGAGTGCGGTGACCACCCGCTGGCCAGCGCGGTGCTCGCCCACGCCGCCTTCGTACCGGGGTTCGCCGGTGAGCACTCCTCCGCCTTCGGCCTGCTCGAGGCGGCCTTCGCCCACGCCTGGCACGGCGTCGGTCCGCTGACCAGGGCATGGCTCCACTGCGTCGCGTCGGAGATCGCCGCCCGGTGCGGCCGCCCCAAGGAGTGCATGCGCCACATCGACCGCGCCGACCGGGCCGTCGACGGGCGCGGGGAGGACCCGGGCTGGCTGGACTTCTTCGACACCGCCCGGCTCGACGGGTTCGCCGGGTACAGCGCGCTCATCGCCGGGCAGCACCAGGAGGCGGCCCGGCGCCTGCGGCGCGCCCTGGACGGTCTCGGGCCCAACGGCGGCAAGCAGCGCTCGGTGCTCCTCGCCGATCTCGCCGCCGCGCACGCGCCCACCGACCCCGACCAGGCCGCCGCCCTCCTCGGCCGGGCGGTGGACGCGCTCGAGGAGCGCTGGTACGCGGTGGGGCGCGACCGGGTCAGCGGCGTGCTCCGCACCCTGCCCTCCGGCGCCGCCACGAAGGCGCTCGGGGAGCGGCTCGACGAGCTCGACCGGCGAGCCCCGCTCCCCGGCCTGGCGGCGGAAGCCCTGCCGGGCTGA